ACCCTAAAtcctaaaaccctaaaaccctaaaaccctaaaacctaaaccctaaaaccctaaaacctaaaacctaaaccctaaaactaaaccctaaaaccctaaaaccctaaaaaccctaaaaccctaaaccctaaaccctaaaaccctaaaccctaaaccctaaaccctaaaaccctaaaccctaaaccctaaaccctaaaccctaaaccctaaaaccctaaaaccctaaaacctaaaccctaaaccctaaaccctaaaaccctaaaccctaaaaccctaaaaccctaaaaccctaaaaccctaaaacctaaaaccctaaaccctaaaccctaaaccctaaaccctaaaccctaaaaccctaagACCCTAgaaccctaaaaccctaaaaccctaaaaccctaaaaccctaaaccctaaaccctaaaccctaaaccctaaaaccctaaaaccctaaaaccctaaaacctaATGTCCTAAAGAATCTAAAATACTTGTGGGGATAATACTAAACCCTTAACTTGATGGTCAAAAAGACTAATCTACTGTGGGGTCTAAACACTTAAGTAGAAATACTCTAAAAACCACCGAAGTCTAGGGTCTAAAACAACTgaaaatactgtaaaaaCACAGAAAACAACTTAATCTAAAACACTCAAATCGAAAAGGCAAAATACTGATTTACAAAAACTTACTACTGAAAAATACTCCAACCTAGTTAAACAATAATCTAAACCATCAACTCTAGGGTCTAAATAAGCTTAAAACATTATAAAAACACTCAAAAACTGAAAACTAACATCTGAAATACTAACTTATTAAATAGTAACTTTCTAAAAAACACACTTCAAACCCTCAACTTTATGATCAAAAATGTAACAATTATAAcactcaaatttaaaacactCAAACCTATGATCAAAATGTAACAATAACAAATCTAAAACACATAAATCTACTCCAAAACAAAAGTACTAAAAACAACGTAAAACACTCAACTCAAACAAAGTAAAACTCTAATCTATAACACTCTAAAACAATCAAAACTAAGATCTAAAATACTAACTTATTGAATAGTAACTTTCTAAAAAACACTCAAAATACTCTAAAACTACTCAACTCTAGTTTCCAAAAACAACTGAAAAGACTCAACTTACTACTAAAAACTACTCAACTCTAGGGTCTAAAAACAGGTTAAAACAGTCAAAcatagtaaaataacaatcAAATCTAACATCGGAAACAGTAACTTTCTAAAACACAAAATCAAATACTTAAAGTactgtaaaatacttaatCTAACTTGAAAACCACTAAATAATGATCTAACAGAATACTTTTAAACCCTCAACCCTGGTGTTAATTCTAAAAACATGGTAAAATACTTATCTTAATCTAAAACAGTAAACTCAAGACTAATAACTAACTGTTAATAGACTCATAACAATGTTAAACTTACTAAATTCTAAcattaataacattatcTAGTTAATACTCATCTATAAAACtatctaaataattaatctAAAAACTTACTTTGATACTCTCTAAACTCAAGTCTAAAACAATACCTTGAAACAGTTAACTCGTTATAATGGATAAggtgataaaataatgacaGTGAGAATTAAGAGGTAGTAAAGTACAGTAATGGaatgaaattataataaaccCCAAATCTGAGAGTCAAAGAATTAGGTATTAGGACTTAGGTAATTAGGTGATTAGGTAGATAGGACATTACGTCAGTTAGGTCATTTGGTAGTTGGTTTGGTTTGACCTATTACCTTAGTTAGGTGGTTTCGTTGGTAGGTATTGGTCATTACTTGTATGTGTTCTAGATTAGTGCCCTTAGGAGTCTGTCAATTATGGTTCTTAACTACTTACTTGAACCTCTAAATCAACAACTGACTTATGATTcgaattaaaaataccaaatTGAGTTGAGTTATTCCTCAAACAATTACTCATTGGTACCAATAGATGGATGAAGTAACTGATGGACAAAGGAATAACATTAGTTAACATCAGTACATGACCTAAGTAGTATCCTGACAACATGTTAATTCTGTTTTATATGATTTTGGAATGTTTCGATGTTTTATTCATGTGTGTGACGATTtgaatgtgttaaattgtgaaatattagtcttaaatttaagtaaaaacactattatatagtttaaagttaatatataaacatATTACAAATGTGTGTGaaagaaattaaatgatGTGTGTAACTAAGTTTTCAAATGGGGAATGGAATCCAAATTAACGTTAATGTGTCTAAAATTGACTAAAAATCCATATACCCAATTGGCCAGTCGAGGCTCAAAAGTTGGTAGGACCAGGTCGACACAGTCCCTGAAACTGATATTCCAAGTCCCAGTAACTAACTATGCTAATCTTTCTGATGTATAAACAAATCCTTAAATAGGCAATATACACTGGAATGTCATTATCACTGGCTATGTTATACATACCGGCTATAATATACAGAGTGTATATACATGGAAGTATATATGGCATAGCAGAATTTGTAACTAATCCACTAAGAGTAAAACTCAGATCTAAAGTAAAAAACTGGTGAATAACAAGTTGTAATAAAGTTTAAAGAGATTAGAAAGTGTAAATGAGtggttaaataatattgtttagtTGATGAAATGAAAGTGGAATGAGTGAACAAAATATGAAGGAAAAGAGGTTCACAATCAGTGGTTGAGTTTCTGATTTAAAACttttatagtatactatttataatatatagttattaataataaaatattggTACAATTGTATGtttgttattaaaatatattataaatgttatattatttatttttattaaaagtgTAATATTACTCATATTTAGAGTTTCTTCTTGGTTTGCtgtataacaatttataacaatctattaattttgtatatacaGCAATTCTTTTTTCgaaaaatattacaaattttgaTTTAGTGGTAATAGCAAATCCAACTGGATAACCTTCATCTTCACCTTTTTCCCAAAccaatttattttcaacgAATATCTTATGACATTTAGTACCTTccataaataaaaatttaatagaTCGATAGTAACCGAAATCAATTTCTAAAGTGTCCTCAGGTATTATAACGTCGTTTCCTTCTCCATCTTTAGTAAAAAGTTCAAAATAAAgtgtaatattatattcaaATCTTTTCCATATCCTATCATAATGCTTAactttaattaatttatcgCCAGATCTAACGATAAATTCCATCAATCGAATATTTTGGGTTACTGTTGAGGCGTAAGGTTCTCCATACTTATGTTCATAAGCCAGCTCACCGTCACAGAGTATCTGCTCAAGATTTGcaaatagtttaaattttgctTTTGCTGAATCCTTATATATTCTTATGTAGTCTTTTCTTGTCATTGGAATCAATTTACCTCCAGAATCCTTcttcataaaattaattattttacactttttaaCTATTCTTTTTGTGGTTACCTTTTCTTGAGTATCAGTAGGTTGACTAGGAGCCGCCGGTGCTGGTTGCATTGGTGGAGGTACATAATATGTTGGTGGAGGTATATATTCTGTAGGTggaggtatataatattgtactGGTTGTTGAAATTGAGGTGCTGGTTGTCTTGGAGATATATAATGTGTTGGTTCTGCAGGTGTTGGTTGTACTGGCTGAGTTCGAGGTATATAATGTGTTGGCGGTCCGTAATACTGAAACTGTGGTTGTGACACTTGAGGCTGAGGCTGAGTTGGAGGTACATAATGAGTTGGCGGTGGAGGTATTGGTTGTACTGGTGATGGCGGCCTTGCATAGGGATGATATGGTGAATATCCAGAAACTTGTGGATATCGTGGTATTGGTCGAGCAGGGTGACCAGGTCGTAATGGTAGTGGTGGTTGAATTGGTTGTGTTGGTTGTATTGGTTGTGTTGGTGGCCTTGGATAAAGTGCTATTGGTCGAATTGGATAACCAGGTTGTATTTGTTGAGGAAATTGTGGTTGTAATGGTAATGGTGGCTGTATTTGTTGAGGAGGATGTGCAGGTTGTGTTGGTTGCggataaatttgttgtGGCTGTATTGGTTGTACTGGTTGTGGCTGTATTGGTTGTACTGGTTGTATTGATAAATCGAGAGGTTCTGCTTGTTCTTCTTCTATAGTAAAAGGCTGATGTATGGGTTGTGGTGGTCCTAAAGGATATGGTTGTTCTTCAGGTTCTGATAATTGTAATTGaatttcttcttcttcactTACTTCACTAGAAGGTTGTGGAATAACATCGTTAGATGGTTCAGTTACATCAAAGttatcatcttcttcatcactATCATTTTCTATAGTACCATGTGTGTTATTCGGATTATCACCACATTTAACATATTCTGCTACTGCGAATATGAATATAATCCATATTTGTAACACATGCATCTGATAATTAATATCCTTtgtacaattttattaaatatcatttagaaacaaattataaaagaTATCCAATGGatatttcaaattaaattagCTCAAATCttatatgtgtatatagatctataaaatattaaaagtaGGGTATTAAATCTAATATTAAGATCGTTTAATTACATTAAGctactaaaatatattttatttatattaattctataaagtttattaatttattctgattaattttcaatgtattattcatttatatattagaaaataatgaattatcctgtgtatatataaatttgaatacttaatatatcttttattattaaaaaattcataatataacgtattaagaataaaaatcaaATGAATTTATAATTCAGATATTAAAACGTAATATATTCTCTGAATGTAAACTATCTTATGGGTAAAAACAGTAACTGAAGTTAACATTCACCACActtgtaatataatactaaaaatatatatgtattaattattagtacAGTGTgatttatgtatattaaatagATTACAAATGTTATATTACTTTTTTTTACTGGGTCTTTTATGTTTGGTTTCTATCTTTTCAAAACAGTCAgttttttcaataaatataacaatttgtTCTTCGAAGGACAATGAAACTCTTCCTTTCTTTGTTACTACCATTGACTCGGGATATTCATTTTCATCTTCCTTTTTTTCCCaaactaatttatcctTGACTACAACCTTATGACACCTAACACCTGTATTGAACATGTATTTAAAACATTCAAATGAGCTTAATTCGACATCAATACTCTCTTCGGTTATTAAAACTTCTTTTCCCTCCGAATCTTTGGTGAAAAGTTCAAAGCAAAACGGAATTTTATGGTCACTTATTTTCCATTTGTTGTTAATGTGTCtaactatagttaatatatctTTAATTCGAATGAAAAATTCCTTAAATTGTCTATTTTGAATTAATGATGATGCGTAAGGCTTTCCAGGTGTATGTTCATAAGCCAACTCACCGTCACAAATTAGTTGCTCAAGATTTGCAAAGAGTTCAAATTTCACTTTGGTTATATGATAACTTACTTTTTTGAAGTCTTTTTTTGTCATTGGAATCAATTTTCCTCGTTCATTCCTcttcattaatttaattatcttaCACTTTACCCGAGTTTTCTTTTCAATAACATTTTCTTGAGTCTCACTAGGTTCAATAATATCTACCGGCATAGGTTGATCAATTGGCTCAGGTTGTTCTATTGGTTGTTCAATTGGCTCAGGTTCTTCTATTGGTTGTTCAATTGGCTCAGGTTCTTCTATTGGTTGTTCAATTGGTTCAGGTTCTTCTGCTGGCTGTTCAATTGGTTCAGTTTCTTCTGCTGGTTGATCAATCGGCTGAGTTTCTTCTATTGGTTGATCAATAGGCTGAGTTTCTTCTATTGGTTGTTCAATTGGCTGTTGTGGAGGTGGTACATAATGTGTAGGCCTTGGTGGTATTGGTTGTGTTGGTGGTACATATGGTGAATAAGGAGGATAAGGATAAGGTGAATAAGGAGGATAAGGATAAGGTGGATAAGGTGGATATGGATAAGGTGGGTAAGGAGGATATCCAGGATAATAATATCCAGGATATGGCTGATATCCAGGTGGATAACGTGGTATTGGTCGAACTGGATAACCAGGTTGAACTGGGAAACCAGGTTGACTAGCTTGAGGATGTATTGGCAATGGATATTGTATTGGCTGTATTGGCAGTCTAGGTTGTGGATGTACAGGTTGTGGTTGAGCAGGTTTCATTGATAAATCGAGAGGTTCTGTTTGTTCCGGTTCTAAAACAAAGGGTTGTTCTTCAGGTTCTTGAGTGGGTTGCTCACTAGTCTGTTCTGTTACCTCAAAGTTATCATCTTCTCCATGACTATCAATTTCTATAGTACCATTTGTGTTATTCGGTTTGTCACCACAATGAACATATTCTGTTACTGTCAATATGAATATAATCCATATTTGTAAGATATGCATCTCTTAAGTGATATCctttgtataattttttcaacGATCATTTATAAACAGATTATAAAAGATATCCAATCGATATATCAAGTTTAACTAGCTCAAATCTGACGTGTGTATATAGatctataaaatattataaaagtAGGGTATTGTCATCTGAATAATAAGATcgtttaattatattaagctactaaaatttattatatttatattaattctataaagtttattagtttattcTGATTAATTTTCAATGTATTGTTTATCTACATATATtgacaaattataaattatcctGTGTGTGCAAGATAttagaatatttatatgtgtgttattaaaaaattcataatataacgtattaagaataaaaatcaaATGGATTTATAATTCAGATAGTCAAACGTAATATATTCTCTGAATGTAAACTATCTTATGGGTAAAAACAGTAACTGAAGTTAACATTCACCACACTCGTAATATAATACTGGGAATATATACGAatgaatatataaaaaattttggtACAGTGTgatttatgtatattaaatatattacaaatgttatattattattttttactgcGTCTTCCTTTAGTTCTGGCTTGTATCTGTTCATAACAGTCATATTTTTCTATAAATGTAACAATTTGTCCTTTGAAGAACAATAAAACTTTTCCTACTTTGGTCAATACCATTGCCGTAGGATAACTATCTTCATCTTCCTTTTTTTCccaaacaaatttatttttgacTATAACCTTATGACATCTAATACCTGaaataaatgtatatttaaaacattCGGTATAACTAAAATCAACTTCATATTGATCTTTGGTTATTATAACATCGTTTCCTTCTCCATCTTTAGTGAAAAGTTGAAAGCAATATGGAATATTATGATCACTTACTTTCCATTTGTTATTAACGTGCTTAACTATAACTAGTTCATCACCACGTTTAACGAAAAATTCTTTATTTCGTTTATtttgaattattattgAGGCGTAAGGGTTCCAAAAAAAATGTTCATAAACTAAATCACCGTCACAATACAGTTGCTCAAGATTTGCAAGGAGTTCATATTTCACTTTGTTTCTATCATAACTTACTTTTTTGACGTCTTTTCTTATCATTGGAATCAATTCACCTCGTCCATTCCTCTTCATTAATACAATTGATTTGCATCTTCCCGGAGTCTTCTTTTCAAAACCACTTTTTTGAGTCTCACTAGGTATAGTAGGAGCCACAGGCGTTGGTCCTTCAATCGGCTGAGGCTGAGGTACATAATGTGTAGGTGGTGTTTGATGTCTTGGTGGTAAATCTATATATGGTATACTTGGTCTTTGAATTGGTTCTTGAGGTGGTGGTACATAATGTGTAGGTGGTGTTGGTGGTATGTATCTTTGATAAGTTGGATATGGTGAATAACGAGGATAATAATGTCCCTGATAAGGAACTTGTGGATAACGTGGTATAGGTCTTAAAACAGGCATTGGCGGCCTTGGATAAATTGGCTGAGTCGGGGTAGGTTGTTGTTGTACTTGAAATTGAGGACCTGGATAAGGCAGTTGTTGTGGTTGTATTGGTGGCCTCGGATAAGTTGTTACTGGTCGGACCAAGTAACCAGGTTGTATAGGTTGAGGAGGATGTACAGGTTGACTAAATTGTggataaatttgttgtGTCTGTATAGGTTGTCCTTGTTGTGGTTGAGTAGGTTTCATCGATAAATCGAGAGGTTCTGTTTGTTCTTCTTCTATAGTAAAAGGCTGATGTGTGGGTTGTGGTGGTCCTAAAGGATATGGTTGTTCTTCAGGTTCTGATAATTCTACATCAATTTCTTCTTCCTCACTTGCTTCAGTAGAAGGTTGTACACCATCATCCTGTTTTTGCTCATCAATGGCTGTCTCAGTTACATAGAAGTTATCATCTTCACCACCAGAATTTTCTATACTACCATTTGTGTTATTCGGATTATCACcacattttacatattCTGGTACTGTGAATATGAATATAATccatatttgtaaaatatacatctcataattaatatcctttgtataaatttactcaaAGAGGATTTACAAACAAATGATAAAAGTATACAATCGATATATCAAGTATAATTAGCTCAAATCTGATGTGTGTATATAGatctataaaatattataaaagtAGGGTATTACATCTGACTAATAAGATcactaaattatattaagctactaaaatatattatatttatattaattctataaagtttattaatttattctcattaattttcaatgtattaatcatttatatattagaaaataataaattatcatttctGTACACATCATATCAGAATGCATGATAtatctattattattgcaaatatttacaatgtagaacattaataacattaaatatcaTGTTAATGTACAATTGAGTTAAtctatattaatttaatttgtttaacaTAGTTTATTGTCGTAGTTAAATATTGAAGTTGACATTAGTACCCTCATAATATGATAttcaaatatataaatatggatatttataaaatattagtatacTTGTATTTATgcattaaaaatataatatattgtttatttatgtttacgatgttttttattgatttatgTGGGCTTGGTAAGTATTatccaaatttaattatcttCAGTTATTCTAAAAATAGTTTTTCTTAATGAATAATAGTATCCACTatcattaatttcatataaAGCAAAATATTCCTTAAAATgaagtataatattttttttaaaagtaaaaCAAAGTGCCAAGAGATAATCATCTTTAGAACTCTTTTTCCAACTAAACATATCATAATATTCAACTCTAGTACAATGTACATTTGGTAAAAAGACATATTTCAAGGTTCCATCACCTGTTAGATCAACACTGTAGTTTTCAGGAGTAATTAAAATCTCTTTACCTTCATCATTTTGTGAGAAGAAATTAAAGTGATACATAGTTATGTTTTCATATTCAACCCATTTATTTAAACtgtttttgataaaaataaattcaGTTTCAAGTCTAATAAcaaaagtaaaaaataacttataAAATGTTACACTTTTGGAACGAGCATCTTCGTCTGAATATATGTATACAAGGTCACCGTCACAAAGTATTTGCTCAAGCTCAGATTTCAGTTCATAATTTACCTTttctaaattatcaaaagtTTTTTTGTAGTCTTCTTCTgtcatttttactaattcGCCGACACTATTCTTTTTCATAAGCGTTATTTCATCACATGTTACTCcctttttaaaatttctaattatAACTTCTTCATCACCTACAGTTTCTTCTGGTTGATCTGCTCCCGCTTTTTGGCTTTTATCACTGGGTTTCTCTGGTTTCGCATTTTGTTTATCATCATCAATGAGAAAAATTTCCAACTGTGACACTATGGTTTGGAATCCTTCTTCATCGATATTATCATCAGAGACCTCAAGTTGTTCAATTATCTCCTTTgtatcaaaattatcttcttcatcatcagCATAGTAACCCGATTCCCCACCTGTATCGTCACTTAATTTATCAGCAGATTGTATGTATCCAACTactacaaatattattatatacgGATAAGTCTTATATCTCATAGTAATAAggttaaataaaattttatagaaTGGGGAATCTAAAACTAAGGATTTAAAGatttatttgaataattttgaatTGTTTGTCATCATATAcatgtatataatattaataaattaacaatatataatataatttacttaaaaaattacaagtcaaattaaataaatcaatttgTTATCCGTTTATTAAAGAAATGTAATGAGTTGAAATGTTATAGTGGAAATATTAGGTTTATTCCAGAAATgattatagtaatttatGTTGATGAAAACAAAAatgatgataaatttatttatatttatcatcttctaaaatttttgttGTGAAGCTTTGAAAGTACTTTCCATCcaattttttgaattttgttttatatttattgaaaTCAATCAGAATATTTCTATTAGGAGTTAAATACACTGCTTTGGGATAAAAATCTTCGGGTGTCTTTACCCAAATCGTTTCTTCTTTAACTATAATTTTAGTACAAATTCTATTCTTACCGAACTTATATTTCAATGATACGTCACCAGTAAGACCAATATCATAATGCTCTTCAGTTATTAAAACATCCCTACCATCATCATCttgtgtgtaaaatttaatatattctgGGATTCTCCTGGAAATTGTTGTCCATTTACCATCAActaatttgattaatagaaatacatttttacGAATAATGGTAAAACTGTTCCTTCCTTTAAAATACGTTAATAATGACGAGTATGTTCTTTTTGGCCTATGAATGTCTCTGCATCGTTCCCTGCCTCTCTAAAGTCATCACCAGTCATTTCAATTAACTTTCCCTCATCATTTCTCTTCAAAAATTTGATCTTCACTAATCCTCTAATAGGTTCAAAATGTTCTTCATAATCAGATCCCAATTGAACTGGAACACTTTCTGGTtgtaattgtttaattggTAAAGGATCCACATGCTGAGGTTGTGGTAGATACGATTGTGGACTTGGAAATTGATGGGAGTATTGAATTTCTGTTTGTAGGGGTTCCACTGGTATAGTTTGTGGTTGTTCATATTGTTGGTATTGTTGGTATGATTGTATATCTGATTGATAATGTGTAGGTGGATATTCAGGATAATATTGTTGATATGGACCATACTGTAAAGTTTGAGTCGGGTATGGTTGGTAAGGTGataattgataatattgGGGTTGGGATACAACAATAGGAATTTGTTGTATGAGTACTGGTTGAATAGGTTCTACTGGTGTGTAATGGGGAGTATATCCATAGTACTGTGTCGGTACATGTTGTTCTATAGGTGGCCCATAGTACTGTACTGGAGCTATCGGTTGAAGTCCGTAATGTGTAGGTTGTTGTTCTGGTGTTTGATTTTGATTTTGTTAACTGGCTTCAGTTACTTCAAAATTAgcttcttcttcatctgAAATTTCATCTCCAACATTTTCATGTGTGTTGATTAGATTATCACCACACTCGACATATCCTAAAATGATGAATactagtatataattatatgttgGACATTtgttcattatttatttataaagtCTTATCCCATGGGggatctaaaaattattcaaatataTAACACACAGTTacataaaatatgttataaattaacaatatatgtaaattttaaaaattaataaattaatgtataattCAAAATTGCTTTTACAATAACATATtgtatttgttaaaattaatttaggaATATTTAGATCTTCCTGAAAATTTTCTCCTAAAATAcagtatatatttatcatttttgaTTCCTAACACTTTACTATATCCCTCAAAGTTAACTATAACACGCATTTTTGGTGTAACATAAATCTCTAAAGGATAACCATCATTATCGGTTTTTTCCCATGCAATCATATCATTAACTACAATTTTAGTACATTTAACGCCCGGAAAAAATTCGTATCTAAAGGATCCCATTGATGTAAAATCAATATTGTAATCTTTATTGGTCATTAAAACATAATCGCCTTCCTTATTTTGTGTGTATAGTTTTATATGATTTGGGATCGGAGCATCAGTTCTTCTCCATTCCCCTTTAGTTTTCTTAACTAACGTAAATCCATCACTGTTGGtcattatacaaatatCAGTTCTTAAACTATGGcttaataataaacaatAGGGTGTTCCATCTGTATGctcataaattatttgattctCACATTCTATTTGTTCGAGATCTGCAttgaatttatatatttttttatttccaTCGCTAACTATAATAAGGTAGTCTTCATTTGTCatttctaaaatatttcCCAAATAACttcttttataaaatttgattaaattatattttcttCGTGGTTTGGGCTCTTTTCGTTTAACTGgttcttcttcttcatctcCAG
The Theileria parva strain Muguga chromosome 3 map unlocalized ctg_530, whole genome shotgun sequence DNA segment above includes these coding regions:
- a CDS encoding SVSP family protein, with amino-acid sequence MHILQIWIIFILTVTEYVHCGDKPNNTNGTIEIDSHGEDDNFEVTEQTSEQPTQEPEEQPFVLEPEQTEPLDLSMKPAQPQPVHPQPRLPIQPIQYPLPIHPQASQPGFPVQPGYPVRPIPRYPPGYQPYPGYYYPGYPPYPPYPYPPYPPYPYPPYSPYPYPPYSPYVPPTQPIPPRPTHYVPPPQQPIEQPIEETQPIDQPIEETQPIDQPAEETEPIEQPAEEPEPIEQPIEEPEPIEQPIEEPEPIEQPIEQPEPIDQPMPVDIIEPSETQENVIEKKTRVKCKIIKLMKRNERGKLIPMTKKDFKKVSYHITKVKFELFANLEQLICDGELAYEHTPGKPYASSLIQNRQFKEFFIRIKDILTIVRHINNKWKISDHKIPFCFELFTKDSEGKEVLITEESIDVELSSFECFKYMFNTGVRCHKVVVKDKLVWEKKEDENEYPESMVVTKKGRVSLSFEEQIVIFIEKTDCFEKIETKHKRPSKKK
- a CDS encoding SVSP family protein: MRYKTYPYIIIFVVVGYIQSADKLSDDTGGESGYYADDEEDNFDTKEIIEQLEVSDDNIDEEGFQTIVSQLEIFLIDDDKQNAKPEKPSDKSQKAGADQPEETVGDEEVIIRNFKKGVTCDEITLMKKNSVGELVKMTEEDYKKTFDNLEKVNYELKSELEQILCDGDLVYIYSDEDARSKSVTFYKLFFTFVIRLETEFIFIKNSLNKWVEYENITMYHFNFFSQNDEGKEILITPENYSVDLTGDGTLKYVFLPNVHCTRVEYYDMFSWKKSSKDDYLLALCFTFKKNIILHFKEYFALYEINDSGYYYSLRKTIFRITEDN
- a CDS encoding SVSP family protein, which translates into the protein MYILQIWIIFIFTVPEYVKCGDNPNNTNGSIENSGGEDDNFYVTETAIDEQKQDDGVQPSTEASEEEEIDVELSEPEEQPYPLGPPQPTHQPFTIEEEQTEPLDLSMKPTQPQQGQPIQTQQIYPQFSQPVHPPQPIQPGYLVRPVTTYPRPPIQPQQLPYPGPQFQVQQQPTPTQPIYPRPPMPVLRPIPRYPQVPYQGHYYPRYSPYPTYQRYIPPTPPTHYVPPPQEPIQRPSIPYIDLPPRHQTPPTHYVPQPQPIEGPTPVAPTIPSETQKSGFEKKTPGRCKSIVLMKRNGRGELIPMIRKDVKKVSYDRNKVKYELLANLEQLYCDGDLVYEHFFWNPYASIIIQNKRNKEFFVKRGDELVIVKHVNNKWKVSDHNIPYCFQLFTKDGEGNDVIITKDQYEVDFSYTECFKYTFISGIRCHKVIVKNKFVWEKKEDEDSYPTAMVLTKVGKVLLFFKGQIVTFIEKYDCYEQIQARTKGRRSKK